The Bifidobacterium eulemuris genome includes a window with the following:
- a CDS encoding sensor histidine kinase: MGNKAGDNPPQGRKALIVVAALAAALTLYTVAWLETLSVLSSIVCAAYIVLLLVIPWWPKTASVVLLMSDPLLYFLFTDVASISYFGNLVAIAVLAYEITNRSAALMLVVCSCVQLLENLLPNTYGMDIRTYPSFVIMDILAALMGCSLRWHKQYFEMQRRMENHAAQVERMRNNERIARNIHDSVTGDLSFIVRKAHQRSENDDWRQVGDAALTALSSVHQIIDKLDEGSSAPSIDSDWESFVTRLTDALRVHDRRMCQIGLQGVSNVHVVRHPAVLDSVRQNATVDCLNEVFSNIMRHSQPEGGYQVSVELGREGAAIMAVNDCPDTGTAMDLPGGTGLERWRRMICEEYHGSMDVGETDGQWRLHVFIPGKTASMIAEGGE, encoded by the coding sequence ATGGGAAACAAGGCGGGTGATAATCCGCCGCAAGGCCGAAAAGCGCTGATCGTCGTCGCCGCGCTTGCCGCGGCGTTGACTTTATATACCGTCGCTTGGCTGGAGACGTTGAGCGTATTGTCCTCCATCGTCTGCGCTGCGTATATTGTTCTGCTGCTTGTTATTCCTTGGTGGCCTAAGACTGCCAGCGTGGTGTTGCTCATGTCCGATCCGTTGCTGTATTTTTTGTTCACGGATGTTGCGTCGATTTCTTATTTCGGTAATCTGGTGGCTATTGCGGTTCTTGCATATGAAATCACCAACCGTTCGGCTGCCCTCATGCTCGTAGTATGCAGTTGCGTGCAACTCTTGGAGAATCTGCTGCCCAACACCTATGGAATGGATATCCGAACATATCCGTCGTTTGTGATCATGGACATATTGGCCGCTCTTATGGGGTGTTCGCTTCGATGGCATAAACAATATTTCGAGATGCAACGGCGAATGGAGAATCATGCGGCGCAGGTCGAACGCATGCGCAATAACGAACGGATTGCGCGAAACATCCATGATTCGGTGACGGGAGACCTGTCGTTTATCGTGCGTAAGGCACATCAACGGTCGGAGAACGACGATTGGAGACAAGTGGGGGACGCGGCGTTGACGGCGTTGTCTTCGGTGCACCAAATCATCGACAAGCTGGACGAAGGATCCTCCGCGCCGTCCATCGATTCAGATTGGGAATCCTTCGTTACCAGGCTTACCGACGCGTTGCGCGTTCATGATCGTCGCATGTGTCAGATTGGCCTTCAAGGGGTCAGCAATGTTCATGTCGTACGGCATCCCGCCGTGTTGGACAGTGTGCGGCAGAACGCCACCGTCGATTGTCTCAACGAGGTGTTCTCCAATATCATGCGACATTCGCAGCCGGAAGGCGGCTATCAGGTCTCGGTGGAACTGGGGCGTGAGGGCGCGGCGATAATGGCGGTCAACGATTGCCCAGACACAGGCACGGCGATGGACCTTCCCGGTGGCACCGGGTTGGAACGCTGGCGGCGCATGATATGCGAGGAGTATCATGGCTCGATGGATGTTGGGGAAACCGATGGACAATGGCGGTTGCATGTGTTCATTCCGGGGAAAACGGCTTCGATGATCGCAGAAGGGGGCGAATGA
- a CDS encoding ABC transporter ATP-binding protein: protein MYVNVDNVSKTIRRKTVLNAVSAQFERGKVYGILGPNGSGKTMLLRTLCGFIKPTGGSITINGTPVTFNRKLPENIGIIIETPGFTPSRSAMDNLRYLADINHAFDATEVERLMRAFGLWDHRDDKVRSYSLGMRQKLAIVQAFMEHQRLVLLDEPTNGLDWRSVERFMEEVNHQREQGHTIIIASHHNDELGGIVDDALLMGNGMIERRVAPDEIASLSLDRAVR from the coding sequence ATGTATGTGAACGTCGACAACGTATCGAAAACCATTCGGCGCAAAACAGTGCTCAACGCCGTAAGCGCACAATTCGAACGCGGCAAGGTATACGGCATTCTCGGGCCGAATGGTTCGGGCAAAACCATGCTGCTTAGAACCCTCTGCGGCTTCATCAAACCAACCGGCGGCTCCATAACCATCAATGGAACACCCGTGACCTTTAATCGCAAGCTGCCTGAAAACATCGGCATCATCATCGAGACGCCGGGATTCACCCCGTCACGGAGCGCAATGGACAACCTGCGGTATCTGGCGGATATCAACCATGCGTTCGATGCGACGGAGGTTGAACGGCTGATGCGGGCGTTCGGCCTTTGGGATCATCGCGACGACAAGGTCAGATCGTATTCCCTGGGCATGCGGCAGAAGCTCGCCATCGTGCAGGCGTTCATGGAGCATCAGCGACTGGTGCTGTTGGATGAGCCGACCAACGGCCTCGACTGGCGTTCCGTGGAACGGTTCATGGAGGAAGTGAATCATCAGCGCGAGCAGGGGCATACCATCATCATCGCGTCGCATCATAACGATGAGCTTGGCGGCATCGTGGACGACGCCCTGCTCATGGGCAACGGCATGATCGAACGGCGGGTGGCACCGGATGAGATCGCTTCGCTCTCGCTTGACCGAGCCGTGCGATAA
- the leuS gene encoding leucine--tRNA ligase yields the protein MSENATDEPMYRYNARLAQDIETKWQKIWDDEGTFWAANVNGDLKDGKGRNAEGRPSYFAMDMFPYPSGKGLHVGHPLGYLASDVVSRYHRMKGENVLHAMGYDAFGLPAEQYAVQTGQHPRVTTEANIANMSRQLHRMGLSFDNRRSFATIDPGYVRWTQWIFSRIYDSWYDETADNRDGGKGAARPIAELVEQFENGSRPIPGFEGKSWGELSQAEQADVLNDFRIAYISKSPVNWCPGLGTVLANEEVTAEGKSERGNFPVFQRELRQWSMRITAYGHRLIAGLDGIDWPEKVKLMQRNWIGESHGASVHFDVDTPAGVKDMEIYTTRPDTLFGTTFAVVSPEHRLLADVPAEWPAETPEMWKGGYATPLEAVAAYRKAAEAKTAKDRVDAAGEKTGLFTGLYAVNPITGAKLPLFTADYVLMDYGTGAIMAVPGGDQRDYDFAVKFGLPVIYTVQPLPESGDDLADYEGKAPFVSHDGIVINSAVEATKANGEPLSINGLRVDDAIDKVNAWLESAGVGKGTVSYRLRDWLFSRQRYWGEPFPIVYGEDGTPHLLPDDQLPINLPDVPDYSPRTFDPMDAESNPEAPLSRNEDWVKVELDLGDGVKTYYRDTNTMPNWAGSCWYYMRYIDPTDAEHMVEGAEYDYWMGPNHNRYSGVEGGVDLYIGGVEHAVLHLLYSRFWHKVLYDLGYVNSSEPFHKLFNQGMIQAYAYTDDRGQYVPAAEVVEGPADENGEPTFTWNGEHANREFGKMGKSLKNIITPDDMYDNYGADTFRLYEMSMGPLDESRPWNTRNVVGGMRFLQRLWRNVVDETTGEVRVSEDEPDMKTLKLLNNTIADVTVEMEAMRPNTAIAKLIVLNNHLTSLDAVPRAAVEPLILMLAPIAPHICEEMWNKLGHGESLSAEPWPVADERYVGQDTVTAVVQIKGKVRAKLEVAPDIDPAELERLALEAVADRLGGKAPRKVIVKAPKIVSIVPAE from the coding sequence ATGAGTGAGAACGCAACCGACGAACCGATGTACCGCTACAACGCGCGTCTGGCGCAGGACATCGAGACCAAATGGCAGAAGATCTGGGATGACGAGGGCACCTTCTGGGCCGCGAACGTGAACGGCGACCTGAAGGACGGCAAGGGCCGCAACGCCGAGGGACGCCCCTCGTATTTCGCGATGGACATGTTCCCGTACCCCTCCGGCAAGGGCCTGCACGTCGGCCATCCGCTGGGCTATCTGGCCTCCGACGTGGTGAGCCGCTACCACCGCATGAAGGGCGAGAACGTGCTGCACGCCATGGGCTACGACGCCTTCGGCCTACCCGCCGAACAGTACGCCGTGCAGACCGGCCAGCATCCGCGCGTGACCACCGAGGCGAACATCGCCAACATGAGCCGCCAGCTGCACCGCATGGGCCTGAGCTTCGACAACCGTCGCAGCTTCGCCACCATCGACCCGGGCTATGTGCGTTGGACGCAGTGGATCTTCTCGCGCATCTACGACTCCTGGTACGACGAGACCGCCGACAACCGCGACGGCGGCAAGGGCGCGGCGCGCCCGATCGCCGAACTCGTCGAACAGTTCGAGAACGGCTCCCGCCCGATCCCCGGTTTCGAAGGCAAGAGTTGGGGCGAACTGAGCCAGGCCGAACAGGCCGACGTGCTCAACGACTTCCGCATCGCCTACATCTCCAAGTCGCCGGTCAACTGGTGTCCGGGCCTGGGCACCGTGCTCGCCAACGAGGAGGTCACCGCCGAAGGCAAGTCCGAACGCGGCAACTTCCCCGTGTTCCAGCGCGAGCTGCGCCAGTGGTCCATGCGCATCACCGCCTACGGCCACCGTCTGATCGCCGGCCTCGACGGCATCGACTGGCCGGAGAAGGTCAAGCTCATGCAGCGCAACTGGATCGGCGAATCCCACGGCGCCTCCGTGCACTTCGACGTGGACACCCCGGCCGGCGTCAAGGATATGGAGATCTACACCACCCGTCCCGACACCCTGTTCGGCACCACCTTCGCCGTCGTCTCCCCGGAGCATCGTCTGCTGGCCGACGTGCCCGCCGAGTGGCCGGCCGAAACTCCCGAAATGTGGAAGGGCGGCTATGCCACGCCGCTCGAGGCCGTCGCCGCCTACCGCAAGGCCGCCGAGGCGAAAACCGCGAAGGACCGCGTGGACGCGGCCGGCGAGAAAACCGGCCTGTTCACCGGCCTGTACGCCGTCAACCCCATCACCGGCGCCAAGCTGCCGCTGTTCACCGCCGACTACGTGCTGATGGACTACGGCACCGGCGCGATCATGGCCGTGCCGGGCGGCGACCAGCGAGACTACGATTTCGCCGTCAAATTCGGCCTGCCGGTGATCTACACCGTCCAGCCGCTGCCCGAATCCGGCGATGATCTGGCCGACTACGAAGGCAAGGCCCCGTTCGTGAGCCACGACGGCATCGTGATCAACTCCGCCGTCGAAGCCACCAAGGCCAACGGCGAGCCGCTGAGCATCAACGGACTGCGCGTCGACGACGCCATCGACAAGGTGAACGCGTGGCTGGAGTCCGCGGGCGTCGGCAAGGGAACCGTGTCCTACCGCCTGCGCGACTGGCTGTTCTCCCGCCAGCGCTACTGGGGCGAGCCCTTCCCGATCGTCTACGGCGAGGACGGCACCCCGCACCTGCTGCCCGACGACCAGCTGCCCATCAATCTGCCGGACGTGCCGGACTATTCACCGCGCACCTTCGACCCGATGGACGCCGAATCCAACCCCGAGGCGCCGCTGAGCCGCAACGAGGATTGGGTGAAGGTCGAACTCGACCTGGGCGACGGCGTGAAGACCTACTACCGCGACACCAACACCATGCCGAACTGGGCCGGCTCCTGCTGGTACTACATGCGCTACATCGACCCGACCGACGCCGAACATATGGTGGAGGGCGCGGAATACGACTACTGGATGGGGCCGAACCACAACCGGTATTCGGGCGTCGAAGGCGGCGTGGACCTGTACATCGGCGGCGTCGAGCACGCCGTGCTCCACCTGCTGTACTCGCGCTTCTGGCACAAGGTGCTCTATGATCTGGGCTATGTGAACTCGTCCGAGCCGTTCCACAAGCTGTTCAACCAGGGCATGATCCAGGCCTACGCCTACACCGACGACCGCGGACAGTACGTGCCCGCCGCCGAAGTGGTGGAGGGGCCGGCCGACGAGAACGGCGAGCCGACGTTCACCTGGAACGGCGAGCATGCGAACCGCGAGTTCGGCAAGATGGGCAAGAGCCTGAAGAACATCATCACGCCGGACGACATGTACGACAACTACGGCGCCGACACCTTCCGTCTGTACGAGATGAGCATGGGGCCGCTCGACGAGTCCCGCCCGTGGAACACGCGCAACGTGGTCGGCGGCATGCGCTTCCTGCAGCGCCTGTGGCGCAACGTGGTCGACGAGACCACCGGCGAGGTGCGTGTGAGCGAAGACGAGCCGGACATGAAGACGCTCAAGCTGCTCAACAACACGATCGCCGACGTGACCGTGGAGATGGAGGCCATGCGTCCGAACACGGCCATCGCCAAGCTCATCGTGCTCAACAACCATCTGACTTCGCTGGACGCCGTGCCGCGCGCCGCCGTCGAGCCGCTGATCCTCATGCTCGCGCCGATTGCGCCGCATATCTGCGAGGAGATGTGGAACAAGCTCGGCCACGGCGAATCCCTGTCCGCCGAACCGTGGCCCGTCGCCGACGAACGGTACGTGGGCCAGGACACCGTCACCGCGGTGGTGCAGATCAAGGGCAAGGTGCGCGCCAAGCTCGAGGTCGCGCCCGACATCGACCCGGCCGAGCTGGAACGGCTCGCGCTCGAGGCCGTCGCCGACCGTCTGGGCGGCAAGGCCCCGCGCAAGGTGATCGTCAAGGCGCCGAAGATCGTTTCGATCGTGCCCGCCGAATAA
- a CDS encoding magnesium transporter CorA family protein, with amino-acid sequence MLRMFSTMNGQVEQIEKPENGAWLCLSDPTDVELATVASQTGIDLADLRAPLDDEERSRVDVEDDYTMIIVDIPTVEERNGRDWYETIPLSIIITQKLIITVCMQDTPVLHPFMEGTIRGFNTYMRSRFILQILYRNATMYLRYLRIIDRESDKLELKLRHSMQNREILMLLELSKTLVYFTTSLKSNEIVMEKLTTLSRIKQYPEDEDLLEDVITENKQAIEMANIYSGVLANMTDAFASVVSNNLNNVMRIFTIISITLSIPTLIFSMYGMNFDGNMLGMPFTDKPWGFALVIVLSMAISAVVTWFLTRSRLFK; translated from the coding sequence ATGTTGAGGATGTTCAGCACCATGAACGGTCAGGTGGAGCAGATCGAGAAACCGGAGAATGGTGCGTGGTTGTGTTTAAGCGACCCCACCGACGTGGAGCTCGCCACCGTCGCCTCCCAGACCGGTATCGACCTGGCCGACCTGCGCGCCCCCCTGGATGACGAGGAACGCTCGCGCGTCGACGTGGAGGACGACTACACGATGATCATCGTGGACATCCCCACCGTCGAGGAACGCAACGGACGCGACTGGTACGAGACCATCCCGTTGTCGATCATCATCACGCAGAAGCTCATCATCACCGTCTGCATGCAGGACACCCCGGTGCTGCACCCCTTCATGGAAGGCACGATCCGCGGCTTCAACACGTATATGCGCTCGCGGTTCATCCTGCAGATTCTCTACCGCAACGCGACCATGTACCTGCGCTACCTGCGCATCATCGACCGCGAAAGCGACAAGCTGGAACTGAAGCTGCGCCATTCCATGCAGAACCGCGAGATCCTCATGCTGCTCGAACTGAGCAAAACCTTGGTCTACTTCACCACCTCGCTCAAATCGAACGAGATCGTGATGGAGAAGCTGACCACGCTTTCGCGCATCAAGCAGTATCCGGAGGACGAGGATCTGCTCGAGGACGTCATCACCGAAAACAAGCAGGCCATCGAGATGGCGAACATCTACAGCGGCGTTCTCGCGAACATGACCGACGCGTTCGCCTCCGTGGTGTCGAACAACCTGAACAACGTGATGCGCATCTTCACCATCATCTCGATCACCCTGTCGATTCCGACGCTGATCTTCTCGATGTACGGCATGAACTTCGACGGCAATATGCTCGGCATGCCCTTCACCGACAAGCCGTGGGGATTCGCGCTCGTCATCGTGCTGTCCATGGCGATATCGGCCGTAGTGACGTGGTTCCTCACCCGTTCGCGCCTGTTCAAGTGA
- a CDS encoding Mbeg1-like protein — protein sequence MGTILDYARVEFRSFAELPFSAVDSLILSELAYIRMPRVVPVFAAHAGGSAPSGDIAGRDATPSDRGERGTSERGTGIMPGVPITALLRAEDYPDMFVTGSKDVNDYRRQLLVAVAESPRWRNLRVGGYSERTDTDSETQFAAMTFDLSDCAGLRAEDDPMLYVAFRGTDGTLVGWKEDFNMAVRCPVPSQIAAADYLAALAAGSGEGARSRLMVGGHSKGGNLAVYSALMLARDNETAFGRIERVFTHDGPGLPAELMQGETFAAVRRLIDSTVPESSVIGMLLETTDDYTVVAADAVGIMQHMGRNWRVADDGGFDTVPELNASARFLDQTIDIWLDRFSKEQRERAIDQIYGIFAAAGYETFAELAAHWSEALPKIAKAARRTDPSTRALLADVVKAFPATAVRSLGERVGDGAKTQQSDAAQVNGD from the coding sequence ATGGGCACCATACTTGATTACGCGCGCGTGGAATTCCGCAGCTTCGCCGAACTGCCGTTCAGCGCGGTCGACTCGCTGATATTGTCCGAACTCGCCTACATCCGCATGCCTCGGGTGGTGCCGGTGTTCGCCGCGCACGCCGGCGGATCTGCGCCATCCGGCGACATCGCCGGACGGGACGCCACCCCGTCGGATCGCGGGGAGCGGGGCACGTCCGAGCGGGGGACGGGCATCATGCCGGGTGTTCCTATCACGGCGTTGCTGCGCGCCGAGGACTATCCGGACATGTTCGTGACCGGATCCAAAGACGTGAACGACTACCGCCGCCAGCTGCTGGTCGCGGTGGCGGAAAGCCCGCGATGGCGGAACCTGCGCGTGGGCGGCTATAGCGAACGCACGGACACGGACAGCGAGACCCAGTTCGCGGCCATGACCTTCGACCTGTCCGATTGCGCGGGATTGCGCGCCGAGGACGATCCCATGCTGTACGTCGCCTTCCGCGGCACCGACGGCACGCTGGTCGGATGGAAGGAGGATTTCAATATGGCCGTGCGCTGCCCGGTGCCCTCGCAGATCGCGGCCGCCGACTATCTCGCCGCGCTCGCCGCCGGGTCAGGCGAGGGCGCGCGATCGCGTCTCATGGTCGGAGGCCACTCCAAAGGCGGCAATCTGGCCGTCTACTCCGCGCTGATGCTGGCGCGGGATAACGAGACCGCCTTCGGCCGCATCGAACGCGTGTTCACCCATGACGGTCCGGGACTGCCCGCGGAACTCATGCAAGGAGAGACCTTCGCCGCCGTGAGACGGCTGATCGACAGCACCGTGCCCGAATCCTCGGTGATCGGCATGCTGCTCGAAACCACGGACGACTACACGGTGGTCGCCGCCGACGCCGTGGGTATCATGCAGCATATGGGACGCAACTGGCGGGTCGCGGACGACGGCGGATTCGACACCGTGCCCGAACTCAACGCGAGCGCGCGCTTCCTCGACCAGACCATCGACATCTGGTTGGACCGTTTTAGCAAGGAGCAGCGCGAACGCGCCATCGACCAGATCTACGGCATCTTCGCCGCCGCGGGCTACGAGACCTTCGCGGAACTCGCCGCGCACTGGAGCGAGGCTCTGCCGAAGATCGCCAAAGCCGCCAGACGCACCGACCCGTCCACGCGCGCCCTGCTCGCCGACGTCGTCAAGGCGTTCCCCGCCACCGCGGTGCGTTCGCTGGGCGAACGGGTCGGCGACGGCGCGAAAACGCAGCAATCCGACGCGGCGCAGGTGAACGGAGACTGA
- a CDS encoding class I SAM-dependent methyltransferase: protein MNISDETLAFIRRHRTENVRDLALRAKRGEGLDLPFALDQIAGWQTARAKLPAWAACDGVLYPPHLSMEQCSSQATAEYKRRVARRLVASDGSRRTSMADLTGGFGVDCSYLAREFDDAVYVERQANLCALAEHNMAALGLDHVRVVNGDAEDFLRGMEPVDLIFLDPARRDAHGARTYAIQDCAPDVLGLCDALLGKAPHVMVKLSPMLDWHKTVEDFAGLVAETHIVSTANECKELLLVLSRERHATPRMVCVNDDEVFEPISPISDMSDGEGAAARRRSASRDRELPDPADPASWRYLYEPNASIMKAGCFAQLSALFAVCQIAPNSHLFVAAEPQAGFPGRAFVIDDICTMNKRELKRTLGGLTHANIAVRNFPLNAPQLRAKLKLNDGGDDYLFATTDSAGVHRVIRTHKLV, encoded by the coding sequence GTGAATATTTCCGACGAGACGCTGGCGTTCATCCGCCGGCACCGCACCGAGAACGTGCGCGATCTGGCGTTGCGCGCCAAACGCGGCGAGGGGTTGGATCTGCCGTTCGCGCTCGACCAGATCGCCGGATGGCAGACCGCGCGCGCCAAACTTCCCGCATGGGCGGCATGCGATGGGGTGTTGTATCCGCCGCATCTGTCGATGGAGCAGTGCTCGTCGCAGGCCACGGCCGAATACAAGCGGCGGGTCGCGCGTCGGCTCGTCGCCTCCGACGGGTCGCGTCGAACATCCATGGCGGATCTGACCGGCGGGTTCGGCGTGGACTGCTCGTATCTGGCGCGCGAATTCGACGATGCCGTATACGTCGAACGTCAGGCGAATCTGTGCGCGTTGGCCGAACATAATATGGCCGCGCTCGGTTTGGACCATGTGCGCGTCGTCAACGGCGACGCCGAGGATTTCCTGCGCGGGATGGAGCCGGTCGACCTCATCTTCCTCGATCCCGCGCGGCGCGACGCGCATGGCGCGCGCACCTACGCCATCCAGGATTGCGCGCCGGATGTGCTCGGCCTGTGCGACGCTCTGCTCGGCAAAGCGCCGCATGTGATGGTCAAGCTCTCCCCCATGCTGGACTGGCATAAAACCGTTGAGGATTTCGCGGGTCTCGTGGCCGAAACGCATATCGTCTCCACGGCCAACGAATGCAAGGAGCTGCTGCTTGTGCTGTCGCGCGAACGCCACGCCACCCCACGCATGGTCTGCGTCAACGACGACGAGGTGTTCGAACCCATATCGCCCATATCCGACATGTCGGATGGCGAGGGTGCCGCCGCCCGGCGACGCTCCGCATCGCGCGACCGCGAACTTCCCGACCCCGCAGATCCCGCTTCGTGGCGGTATCTGTACGAGCCGAACGCCTCGATTATGAAGGCGGGCTGTTTCGCGCAGCTGTCGGCGCTGTTCGCCGTATGCCAGATCGCGCCGAACAGCCACCTTTTCGTCGCGGCCGAACCGCAGGCCGGATTCCCCGGCCGCGCGTTCGTCATCGACGATATCTGCACCATGAACAAGCGCGAACTCAAGCGGACGCTCGGCGGACTCACGCACGCGAATATCGCCGTGCGCAATTTTCCGCTCAACGCCCCGCAGTTGCGCGCCAAACTCAAGCTCAACGACGGCGGCGACGACTATCTGTTCGCCACCACCGACTCCGCCGGCGTCCATCGCGTCATCCGCACCCATAAACTCGTCTGA
- a CDS encoding pyridoxamine 5'-phosphate oxidase family protein encodes MATLTAEMKTFIENNLGWVATVSKDGEVDLGPKMSMYVLDDNHIAYHERTAGQMYRNLLDGSQLVIAVANLETKTGYRFRGDVALHVDDDIYDAQVKVAEENGTKKPAVIPVLEVTEIQDLTAGANAGKTIVKD; translated from the coding sequence ATGGCAACACTCACCGCTGAGATGAAAACCTTCATCGAGAATAATCTGGGCTGGGTCGCCACCGTCTCCAAGGACGGCGAGGTCGATCTGGGGCCGAAGATGAGCATGTACGTGCTCGACGACAACCACATCGCCTACCACGAGCGCACCGCCGGCCAGATGTACCGCAACCTGTTGGACGGCTCCCAGCTGGTCATCGCCGTCGCGAATCTTGAGACGAAGACGGGCTACCGCTTCCGCGGCGACGTCGCGCTGCACGTCGACGACGACATCTACGACGCCCAGGTCAAGGTGGCCGAGGAGAACGGCACCAAGAAGCCGGCCGTCATCCCCGTGCTGGAGGTCACCGAGATCCAGGACCTCACCGCCGGCGCCAACGCCGGAAAAACCATCGTCAAGGACTGA
- a CDS encoding DUF1287 domain-containing protein — protein sequence MAQHVGMSGGVPRTRRWPVAVSVMAVVVVIVVVAGTLVWRHFGGVPPVDGMVAAPQSETDSRYPKLTSGVDYDGDGIDDYTDIRQGAQADSAAKPTYDSGYYDGGYPPDDRGACTDVVWRAFANAGYDLKAMVDADIAADPTAYAEVVSTPDPNIDFRRAGVLNVFFGKYAQNLTTDTTDHAQWQQGDIVVFQTVKHIGVISDKRDRSGTAFVNHNMGQEQRENDYLAFTTHMAVTGHYRWDTSQVPQSVLRAWRE from the coding sequence ATGGCGCAGCATGTCGGTATGAGTGGGGGAGTTCCGCGCACGCGCCGCTGGCCTGTGGCGGTGTCCGTTATGGCCGTGGTCGTGGTGATCGTCGTGGTGGCGGGAACGCTGGTGTGGCGGCATTTCGGCGGCGTGCCGCCGGTGGACGGCATGGTCGCCGCGCCGCAGAGCGAGACGGACTCCCGATATCCCAAACTCACGTCGGGCGTCGACTACGACGGCGACGGCATCGATGACTACACCGACATCCGCCAAGGCGCGCAGGCCGATTCGGCCGCCAAACCCACCTACGATTCCGGCTACTACGACGGCGGCTATCCTCCGGACGACCGCGGCGCGTGCACCGACGTGGTATGGCGCGCGTTCGCCAACGCGGGCTACGACCTCAAAGCCATGGTCGACGCCGATATCGCGGCCGACCCCACGGCCTACGCCGAGGTGGTTTCCACGCCGGATCCCAATATCGATTTCCGACGCGCCGGCGTGCTCAACGTGTTCTTCGGCAAATACGCGCAAAACCTGACCACGGACACCACGGACCATGCGCAATGGCAGCAGGGCGACATCGTCGTGTTCCAAACGGTCAAACACATCGGCGTCATCTCCGACAAGCGCGACCGGTCCGGCACCGCGTTCGTCAACCACAACATGGGTCAGGAACAGCGCGAGAACGACTATCTCGCGTTCACGACGCATATGGCCGTCACAGGACATTACCGGTGGGATACGAGCCAGGTACCCCAATCCGTGCTGCGGGCATGGCGGGAATGA
- a CDS encoding NAD(P)/FAD-dependent oxidoreductase, translated as MTEERNTVEGRGTVDALIIGSGPAGYTAAIYLGRAGFAPLVVAGALTPGGQLVNTTEVENYPGFPDGVMGPELMESMRLQAERFGAEFVYDDVVSVDFGDSLKTVTLASGRTIRARAVIVTTGSQVRKLGVPGEEEYSGRGVSYCATCDGFFFKDKPIVVVGGGDSAMEEADFLSRFGSSVTLIHRRDEFRASKIMLDRVRDNPKITILANTVVTAVRGSGVAPAGVPSVSAPSLELRTGLNAASSGRSIGLASNANAGGPAIGLGLSLSKPADSVASIDIRDTVSGRTGTMPVNGLFVAIGHTPATGFLTGQVAMDDDGYVLVEGAGTRTSTPGVFAAGDCVDRVYRQAISAAGMGCRAALDAQAYLTA; from the coding sequence ATGACGGAGGAAAGAAACACGGTCGAGGGACGCGGGACGGTTGACGCGCTGATCATCGGATCGGGACCAGCCGGGTATACGGCGGCCATCTATCTGGGACGTGCCGGATTCGCGCCGCTGGTGGTCGCCGGCGCGCTGACGCCGGGTGGCCAGCTGGTCAACACCACCGAGGTCGAGAACTATCCAGGCTTCCCGGACGGGGTGATGGGGCCGGAACTGATGGAGTCCATGCGTCTGCAGGCTGAACGGTTCGGCGCGGAGTTCGTCTATGACGACGTGGTTTCGGTGGATTTCGGCGACTCGCTCAAAACCGTCACGTTGGCATCGGGCCGGACGATCCGCGCGCGTGCCGTGATCGTGACGACCGGCTCGCAGGTGCGTAAGCTGGGCGTGCCCGGCGAAGAGGAGTATTCCGGCCGAGGCGTCTCCTATTGCGCGACCTGCGACGGCTTCTTCTTCAAAGACAAGCCGATCGTGGTGGTCGGCGGCGGCGATTCCGCGATGGAGGAGGCCGACTTCCTCTCGCGCTTCGGCTCATCGGTGACCCTGATCCACCGGCGTGACGAGTTCCGTGCATCGAAGATCATGCTCGACCGCGTGCGCGACAATCCGAAGATCACCATACTCGCCAACACCGTGGTCACCGCGGTGCGGGGAAGCGGCGTCGCGCCGGCCGGCGTACCGAGCGTCTCCGCACCCTCGCTCGAATTGCGGACGGGACTGAATGCGGCATCATCGGGTCGGAGCATCGGTCTGGCCTCGAACGCGAACGCGGGCGGCCCTGCAATCGGTCTCGGTCTCTCCTTGTCGAAACCGGCCGACTCGGTGGCTTCGATCGACATCCGCGACACGGTGAGCGGGCGGACCGGCACGATGCCGGTCAACGGCCTGTTCGTGGCCATCGGACACACGCCAGCCACCGGATTCCTCACAGGACAGGTCGCCATGGACGATGACGGCTATGTGCTGGTCGAAGGCGCGGGCACCCGCACCTCGACGCCGGGAGTGTTCGCCGCGGGCGACTGCGTGGACCGCGTCTACCGACAGGCCATCAGCGCCGCCGGCATGGGATGCCGTGCCGCCCTCGACGCGCAGGCCTACCTCACCGCATAG